A window from Shewanella livingstonensis encodes these proteins:
- a CDS encoding thymidine kinase, which produces MAQLYFYYSAMNAGKSTSLLQSSYNYRERGMHTLVMTASIDNRYGVGKVSSRIGIETDAQVFGSTDNLIELISTSNDQQKIHCVLIDECQFLSKEQVRQITHVVDNLDIPVLCYGLRNDFQGELFTGSHYLLAWADKLVELKTICHCGRKANMVVRLDHDGNPMREGEQVEIGGNESYESVCRKHFREFLWDQ; this is translated from the coding sequence TTGGCGCAACTGTATTTTTATTATTCGGCGATGAATGCCGGTAAATCAACTTCATTACTGCAGTCTTCTTATAATTATCGTGAGCGCGGTATGCATACTTTAGTGATGACAGCATCGATAGATAATCGTTATGGTGTCGGCAAAGTGTCATCACGTATTGGTATTGAAACCGATGCACAGGTGTTTGGTAGTACTGACAATTTAATTGAGCTAATTTCGACGTCTAATGATCAACAAAAAATTCATTGTGTATTGATTGATGAATGCCAGTTTTTAAGTAAAGAGCAAGTTAGGCAAATAACGCATGTTGTCGATAACCTCGATATCCCCGTATTGTGCTATGGCCTACGTAATGATTTTCAGGGTGAGTTGTTTACCGGTAGTCATTACTTATTAGCCTGGGCAGACAAGCTGGTTGAATTGAAAACCATTTGTCATTGCGGCCGTAAAGCTAACATGGTCGTGCGCCTTGACCATGACGGCAATCCTATGCGTGAAGGTGAACAAGTAGAGATTGGTGGTAATGAAAGTTACGAGTCGGTTTGCCGTAAGCATTTTCGCGAATTTTTGTGGGATCAATAG
- a CDS encoding acyl-CoA dehydrogenase C-terminal domain-containing protein — MPIYQAPLRDYQFILSELLNVYKQTDLRGFDELDADLTDAILQGVADFTTDIMLPLNASGDLEGCKLVDGKVITPTGFKQAYKQYVDDGWATLTCDPEFGGQGLPEVIGTFATEMKTATNMAFAMYPGLTHGAYSAIHVHGSDALKQKYLAKLVSGEWTGTMNLTESHAGTDLALLRTKAVPAGDELFAISGEKIFISSGDHDLADNIIHLVLARLPDAPEGVKGISLFAVPKFLVNADGSLGKANTLSATGLEHKMGIHGNSTCVMHFDGAIGELVGAAHQGLKAMFTMMNQARLGVGIQGLGVSDIAYQNALVYAKDRIQGRALSGVKQPEQAADSLLVHGDIRRMLLSQKSFNEGTRALMGQQALWLDQVERHTDPEKAKQANALAALFTPIVKGFVTDQGFKACVDAQQVYGGHGYINEWGMEQYVRDIRIAMIYEGTNGVQALDLVGRKLLSDKGAALTLWSGMVKQLIQENTSNDAMKPYIAGLMDAAGDLEKATGFIVQSASKNPDLIGAASMPYMQLFGITALAWMWTRVAATSLAALEAGTEEAEFYQAKLNTAKFFMSYWGSQTRSLRKQIESSSVDIVNFAAADF; from the coding sequence ATGCCTATTTATCAAGCTCCCCTTCGTGATTATCAATTCATTCTGTCTGAGCTGCTTAATGTCTATAAACAAACTGATTTACGCGGTTTTGATGAGCTAGATGCAGATCTCACTGATGCGATTTTACAAGGTGTCGCCGATTTCACTACCGACATCATGTTGCCACTCAATGCTAGTGGTGACTTGGAAGGCTGTAAACTGGTGGATGGCAAGGTCATTACTCCTACTGGCTTTAAGCAAGCTTATAAGCAATATGTTGACGATGGTTGGGCCACATTAACGTGCGATCCTGAATTTGGCGGCCAAGGCCTACCAGAAGTTATTGGCACCTTTGCCACCGAAATGAAAACTGCGACCAATATGGCTTTTGCCATGTATCCAGGGTTAACCCATGGTGCTTATTCGGCGATTCATGTGCACGGTAGTGATGCATTAAAGCAAAAATATTTAGCCAAATTGGTCAGTGGTGAGTGGACTGGTACCATGAACTTAACTGAGTCTCATGCCGGTACAGATTTAGCCTTATTACGCACTAAAGCGGTTCCTGCGGGTGATGAGTTATTTGCCATTAGCGGTGAGAAAATCTTTATCTCATCGGGCGATCACGATCTTGCCGACAATATTATTCATTTAGTATTAGCTCGCCTACCCGATGCGCCAGAAGGTGTGAAAGGTATTTCATTATTTGCCGTGCCGAAATTTTTAGTTAATGCTGATGGTAGCCTAGGCAAAGCGAACACCCTGAGTGCGACAGGTCTTGAACATAAGATGGGTATTCACGGTAACTCTACATGTGTAATGCATTTTGACGGTGCAATAGGCGAATTGGTTGGCGCCGCGCATCAAGGCTTAAAAGCCATGTTTACCATGATGAACCAAGCGCGTTTAGGTGTCGGAATTCAAGGTTTAGGCGTATCCGATATTGCGTATCAAAATGCCTTGGTTTATGCCAAAGATCGTATACAAGGACGTGCATTAAGTGGCGTTAAGCAACCTGAACAAGCCGCTGACTCATTATTAGTCCATGGTGATATACGACGTATGTTGTTATCACAAAAGTCGTTCAATGAAGGTACACGTGCGTTAATGGGCCAACAAGCATTATGGCTTGACCAAGTAGAACGTCATACCGACCCAGAAAAAGCCAAACAAGCTAATGCTCTTGCGGCATTGTTTACACCAATTGTTAAAGGCTTTGTTACTGACCAAGGCTTTAAAGCGTGTGTCGATGCACAGCAGGTTTATGGCGGTCATGGTTATATTAACGAATGGGGAATGGAGCAGTATGTGCGTGATATTCGTATCGCGATGATTTATGAAGGCACCAATGGGGTACAAGCTCTTGACTTAGTTGGCCGTAAATTACTAAGCGACAAAGGCGCAGCCTTAACGTTATGGTCTGGCATGGTAAAACAGCTAATTCAAGAAAATACTAGCAATGATGCGATGAAGCCTTATATTGCGGGGTTAATGGACGCGGCAGGCGATCTTGAAAAAGCCACTGGCTTTATCGTTCAATCCGCCAGTAAAAATCCAGATCTTATAGGCGCAGCATCAATGCCGTATATGCAACTCTTTGGTATTACCGCACTCGCTTGGATGTGGACTCGCGTTGCAGCAACCTCATTGGCAGCATTAGAAGCCGGTACTGAAGAAGCCGAGTTTTATCAAGCTAAGCTTAATACTGCAAAATTCTTCATGAGCTATTGGGGCAGCCAAACTCGCAGCCTACGCAAACAAATTGAATCTAGCAGTGTTGATATTGTTAATTTCGCCGCAGCCGACTTTTAA